The following coding sequences lie in one Pontibacter sp. G13 genomic window:
- a CDS encoding 1-acyl-sn-glycerol-3-phosphate acyltransferase yields the protein MESIQHYINEGILYEPVIPSIQDWPIAQLAQNKSTFLEEVVQDTQLRLTKGMADPTAGIQEMIERTMYLERIRMVEDPWKVDPKDEGKYWKDIRKQLIGNEQSGIPGPEMLANNEAMLGSIISRYANEIAGTFKPGSYHFAKRFLPFFFSTLLNASAGKTFKSVVKHNIGLQERVHLLGEVDMLRKLATKGTIVLVPTHFSNVDSILVGWSLHALGLPAFIYGAGLNLYNTKILAYFMNRLGAYTVDRRKKNAIYRETLNAYSTLAIMEGTHSLFFPGGTRSRSGMIEKKLKLGLLGTAVEAQRRNFIGPPRSGSEKIFVVPMVMSYHFVLEANSLIKQYLRRTGQEQFYVADDESASYQKFLQFVWTTFSSSSDIAMSFGKPMDIFGHFVDEHGMSYDHFGRPVDVREYFMTRGEIKEDPQRDFEFTRMLAEQIVDRYHVENRVFSSHLVAFVAFNILKKRFGEFDLYAILRLPEEERNISLEEFHAVVERVLGELRKMADAGKVHLAAHMQNDTMGIINHGIKNLGIYHAKRPLTFVKKKEMLTSESMHLLYYYHNRMVGYELERYI from the coding sequence ATGGAATCCATCCAGCATTATATTAACGAAGGGATCTTATACGAACCTGTTATTCCCAGTATCCAAGATTGGCCCATTGCACAACTCGCGCAGAATAAGTCCACCTTTCTGGAAGAGGTCGTTCAGGATACTCAACTCCGCCTAACCAAGGGAATGGCAGATCCAACTGCCGGGATACAGGAGATGATCGAGCGTACCATGTACCTCGAACGTATCCGTATGGTCGAAGACCCCTGGAAAGTAGATCCCAAAGATGAGGGAAAATACTGGAAGGACATCCGTAAGCAATTGATCGGAAACGAGCAATCAGGCATTCCCGGACCAGAAATGCTCGCCAATAACGAGGCTATGCTCGGGAGTATCATTTCCCGATATGCCAATGAAATTGCGGGCACCTTCAAGCCGGGCAGCTATCATTTCGCCAAGCGATTCCTCCCCTTCTTTTTCTCGACCCTCCTCAATGCCTCTGCTGGCAAAACCTTCAAGTCAGTTGTCAAGCACAATATCGGCCTTCAGGAGCGCGTGCATTTGCTGGGGGAAGTAGATATGCTTCGCAAATTGGCCACCAAGGGTACCATCGTCCTCGTACCGACCCACTTCTCCAATGTGGACTCGATCTTGGTAGGATGGAGCCTTCACGCCTTGGGACTTCCCGCCTTTATATATGGTGCAGGTCTTAACCTGTACAACACCAAGATTCTGGCTTATTTCATGAATCGACTGGGCGCATACACGGTGGATCGACGGAAGAAGAACGCTATTTATCGCGAGACCCTGAATGCCTATTCGACTTTGGCCATCATGGAAGGGACACACAGCCTCTTTTTCCCTGGAGGTACAAGATCCCGTTCAGGCATGATCGAGAAGAAATTGAAACTCGGCCTTTTGGGCACAGCCGTAGAGGCTCAGCGACGCAATTTCATTGGGCCTCCAAGATCTGGCTCCGAAAAGATCTTTGTAGTGCCGATGGTCATGAGCTACCATTTTGTACTGGAGGCCAATTCCCTGATCAAGCAATACCTTCGCAGAACGGGCCAAGAGCAATTCTATGTGGCCGATGACGAATCTGCCAGCTACCAAAAATTCCTTCAGTTTGTCTGGACGACCTTTAGTTCTAGCTCTGATATCGCCATGTCCTTCGGAAAGCCCATGGATATATTCGGGCACTTCGTGGATGAACACGGCATGAGCTATGACCATTTTGGGCGTCCGGTTGATGTCCGCGAGTATTTCATGACCCGAGGTGAAATCAAGGAAGATCCTCAACGAGACTTCGAATTCACCCGAATGCTGGCTGAGCAAATCGTAGATCGCTACCATGTTGAAAACCGCGTATTCAGCAGTCATTTGGTCGCATTCGTAGCATTCAATATTCTGAAGAAGCGATTTGGAGAATTCGACCTGTACGCCATTTTGAGGCTTCCTGAGGAAGAAAGAAATATCTCGCTGGAGGAATTCCATGCGGTGGTCGAGCGAGTTCTGGGAGAGTTGAGAAAAATGGCGGATGCCGGCAAGGTCCATTTGGCTGCCCATATGCAGAATGATACCATGGGAATCATCAACCACGGAATCAAGAATTTGGGAATCTACCACGCCAAGCGGCCGCTCACCTTTGTCAAGAAGAAAGAGATGCTCACTTCCGAAAGTATGCATCTCCTCTATTACTATCACAATCGAATGGTCGGATATGAACTCGAGCGATACATCTAG
- a CDS encoding NAD(P)H-dependent glycerol-3-phosphate dehydrogenase — MNSSDTSSQTVGVIGAGSFGTAMANLLSANRPVLLYARRAEVAEEIMETRRYKGRVFNDNIRVTQYLEEIAQECELIFPVVPSQNFRTMIQNLSPFLRPYHKIIHGTKGLDVQIPEGKSLQEVEILSRSEVKTMSEVILEETIALRVGCVAGPNLAKEIAEGQPAATVVASHFDEVIREGQNALRSSNFRVHGNHDLFGIELTGVLKNIMAIASGISEGLGYGHNTRAMLITRGLAEMIYIGQAMGANVKAFLGMAGIGDLVATCSSPNSRNFSVGFRLAQGETLGEIIESMDEVAEGVNTISIIRALSNHFRITAPISVTLYKILFEGMEIDRGMRLLMEFPFTEDVEFI; from the coding sequence ATGAACTCGAGCGATACATCTAGTCAGACGGTCGGTGTCATTGGAGCGGGTAGCTTCGGGACTGCCATGGCCAACCTTCTTTCAGCCAATCGCCCAGTACTACTCTATGCTCGTCGGGCGGAGGTTGCAGAAGAGATCATGGAGACGCGCAGGTACAAAGGCCGGGTGTTCAACGACAACATTCGCGTGACACAATATTTGGAGGAAATCGCGCAAGAATGTGAACTAATCTTTCCGGTAGTTCCTTCGCAGAATTTCCGGACCATGATCCAGAATCTCTCCCCGTTTCTGCGACCTTATCACAAGATCATTCATGGAACCAAAGGATTGGATGTACAAATTCCCGAAGGAAAAAGTCTTCAGGAAGTAGAAATCCTTTCTCGCTCGGAAGTCAAGACCATGAGCGAGGTCATTTTGGAAGAAACCATTGCCTTGCGTGTTGGATGTGTCGCAGGTCCCAATTTGGCCAAGGAAATCGCCGAAGGGCAGCCAGCTGCGACAGTTGTTGCCAGCCATTTTGATGAAGTGATCCGAGAGGGTCAAAATGCCCTCAGAAGCTCAAACTTTCGGGTGCATGGCAATCATGACCTTTTCGGAATTGAGCTGACTGGCGTCCTCAAGAACATCATGGCTATTGCCTCTGGAATCTCTGAAGGATTGGGATACGGACATAATACCCGAGCCATGCTGATCACAAGAGGATTGGCGGAGATGATCTACATCGGACAGGCTATGGGTGCCAATGTCAAGGCATTTTTGGGAATGGCGGGAATTGGGGATCTCGTTGCGACCTGCTCAAGTCCCAACAGCCGAAATTTCTCCGTAGGATTCCGATTGGCACAGGGGGAAACTCTGGGTGAAATCATCGAAAGTATGGATGAAGTAGCCGAAGGGGTGAATACCATTTCCATCATCCGGGCGCTCAGCAATCACTTCCGCATTACAGCTCCTATCTCCGTCACCCTCTACAAAATCCTTTTCGAAGGCATGGAAATAGATCGAGGCATGCGTCTGCTGATGGAATTTCCATTCACAGAGGACGTGGAGTTTATCTAA
- a CDS encoding leucine-rich repeat domain-containing protein encodes MEAYLNHQYPLATRQLTTALDLDYELTRDFSTEKFRQFSSIDEFPNLRKLSVSNHELEDLMGLRGVPHLEALDVSYNQLSSWDGLPHLPNLRELDVSFNECTGLDFQGLVPKLETLRIGHNFLANLSGINRLEALRLLAISGNRRVKQIDSLFELPLLETLYAKGMFIKDWRGVRLASQLKSLYITPTSQLSLDPLQHCQHLTVLHMSMGRLSGTVRIPALPKLETFIATKGPQVAQVTGWEDVRSLQRVDLSFNQLVEVPRALTLLPNLTFVSFRGNPLQSAHHLENLGHQVKVDLRETALPGPVLKQLISLPSGPQILW; translated from the coding sequence TTGGAAGCATATCTCAACCATCAATATCCATTAGCGACTCGGCAGCTCACTACTGCCTTGGATCTCGACTATGAATTGACACGAGATTTCTCCACTGAAAAATTTAGGCAATTTTCTTCGATTGACGAATTCCCAAACCTGCGAAAGTTGTCAGTCTCCAACCACGAGCTAGAAGATTTGATGGGATTGCGGGGGGTACCTCATTTGGAAGCGCTCGATGTGAGCTACAATCAGCTGAGTTCTTGGGACGGTTTGCCCCATCTGCCCAATCTCAGGGAACTGGATGTATCCTTCAATGAATGTACAGGATTGGACTTTCAAGGATTGGTCCCGAAGCTGGAAACGCTTCGTATCGGGCACAATTTTCTGGCGAATCTATCGGGAATCAATCGGCTGGAAGCACTCCGGCTCTTGGCGATCTCTGGCAATCGACGAGTCAAGCAGATTGATTCTCTATTCGAACTTCCCCTACTGGAGACCTTGTATGCCAAAGGGATGTTCATCAAAGACTGGCGAGGAGTCCGGCTTGCCTCTCAGCTCAAATCCCTGTATATCACGCCTACAAGCCAGCTTTCACTAGATCCCTTGCAGCATTGTCAACATCTGACTGTACTCCACATGAGTATGGGAAGGCTTTCAGGGACGGTCCGGATTCCTGCACTGCCCAAGCTCGAAACCTTCATTGCGACCAAAGGGCCACAGGTGGCTCAGGTGACAGGTTGGGAGGATGTGCGGAGTTTACAGCGGGTGGACTTGTCCTTTAACCAGTTGGTTGAAGTGCCTCGCGCATTGACGCTTTTGCCCAATCTGACTTTCGTCAGCTTCCGGGGAAATCCACTGCAATCGGCACATCATCTGGAAAATCTCGGTCATCAAGTTAAGGTCGATCTTCGGGAAACAGCTTTGCCCGGACCGGTACTCAAGCAGCTGATTTCGTTGCCAAGTGGGCCTCAGATCCTGTGGTAA